From the Paenibacillus sp. FSL H8-0548 genome, one window contains:
- a CDS encoding alpha/beta hydrolase family protein, with product MMDVEHYLNTLIEQAAMSRTAGPVPGSEERRQELSAAFSRLIGEFPADGELQTRLLEITECEGYVREHIEIATVEGLCMSMYILVPEQQAADPVPAVIALHGHGYGNREIVGLEPDGSERVGNPGLHKNFAVSLVREGYVVAAPELIGFGGRRLAEDKGEGPGRSSCFRLAAHLLMTGRTLPGLRVRETSRVVDYLESRAGVDADRIAIMGISGGGLVAGFTAALDARIRCAVVSGYANLFEDSILARNHCLDNYIPGILQEAELPELLGLIVPRGLFLESGEMDRVFPRESAVKAFGELQSLYAAAGAPNAVLCDYFQGGHEINGAPAFAWLRSQLTADPTGTIGGET from the coding sequence ATGATGGACGTTGAACATTATTTAAATACGCTGATAGAGCAGGCTGCGATGAGTAGGACAGCCGGCCCGGTGCCCGGCAGCGAGGAGAGAAGACAAGAGCTTTCTGCGGCTTTCAGTCGGCTGATTGGTGAATTCCCCGCCGACGGGGAGCTCCAAACGCGCCTGCTTGAAATAACAGAATGCGAAGGCTACGTGCGCGAGCATATCGAAATCGCGACAGTGGAAGGGCTGTGCATGTCGATGTACATTCTCGTTCCGGAACAGCAGGCTGCTGATCCCGTGCCTGCGGTCATCGCTCTGCACGGTCATGGCTACGGGAACCGGGAGATTGTCGGGCTGGAGCCGGACGGCTCGGAGCGCGTAGGCAATCCCGGGCTCCATAAGAATTTTGCCGTCTCGCTTGTACGGGAAGGCTACGTCGTTGCCGCGCCTGAGTTGATCGGCTTCGGCGGTCGGAGACTCGCTGAGGACAAAGGGGAAGGCCCGGGCAGGAGCTCTTGTTTCCGGCTTGCCGCCCATCTCCTTATGACCGGCCGGACTCTCCCCGGCCTTCGAGTCCGCGAAACGTCGAGAGTCGTCGATTATTTGGAAAGCCGGGCAGGCGTGGACGCAGACCGGATCGCGATCATGGGCATCTCCGGCGGTGGACTTGTCGCAGGCTTTACAGCGGCGCTGGATGCGAGAATAAGATGTGCGGTCGTCAGCGGATATGCCAATCTGTTCGAAGACAGCATATTGGCCCGCAATCATTGCCTGGACAATTACATTCCGGGGATTTTGCAGGAGGCGGAGTTGCCCGAGCTGCTGGGCTTGATCGTGCCAAGAGGTTTGTTTTTAGAATCGGGAGAGATGGACCGAGTGTTCCCGCGCGAGTCGGCGGTGAAGGCGTTCGGCGAGCTGCAAAGCCTGTACGCGGCGGCAGGAGCACCAAATGCCGTGCTTTGCGATTATTTTCAAGGCGGACATGAAATTAACGGGGCGCCGGCATTTGCATGGCTGCGCAGCCAGTTGACTGCGGATCCAACCGGAACCATTGGAGGAGAGACATAA
- a CDS encoding glycoside hydrolase family 88 protein → MTTEQKHIQLKGWSRKIADTILGQCREDGFHDYTLERWAYVPGMLLMAMARAGNQLNDNRYYSFMQRHMDHFVVEDGTIRTYMLEEYNLDQINQGKSLFLQYAGTGDTRYANAAHMLATQLMSQPRTSEGGFWHKKVYPFQMWLDGLYMASPFLAEYAAVFNRPELLDETAHQLILIERRTRDKRSGLLYHGWDESGEQDWADSLTGLSPNFWSRAMGWYAMALVDSLEHFPVAHRQRGTIIGLFERMCHALVRVQDSSSGLWYQVLDQGDRKGNYLEASGSIMFVYAMAKGLRLGYLSQVFQPAMLKGYEGIIGKLVTEDKQGVHLHRICNGAGLSKDRNGSFDYYISEEIVSDHYMGVGPLLLAALEVEQIIHS, encoded by the coding sequence ATGACGACTGAACAGAAGCACATTCAATTGAAAGGCTGGTCGCGTAAGATCGCTGATACGATTCTAGGCCAGTGCCGGGAAGACGGCTTCCATGACTATACGCTGGAACGATGGGCTTACGTGCCGGGCATGCTGCTCATGGCGATGGCGCGTGCGGGGAATCAACTGAACGATAACCGCTATTATTCCTTTATGCAGCGCCATATGGACCACTTTGTTGTGGAGGATGGAACGATCCGCACGTATATGCTGGAGGAATATAATCTCGACCAAATCAATCAGGGAAAAAGCTTGTTCTTGCAGTATGCGGGCACCGGCGACACTCGTTATGCCAATGCTGCGCATATGCTTGCGACGCAGCTTATGAGCCAGCCCCGCACCTCGGAGGGCGGCTTCTGGCACAAGAAGGTGTATCCGTTCCAAATGTGGCTGGACGGACTTTATATGGCATCGCCGTTCCTAGCGGAGTATGCCGCTGTATTCAATCGTCCGGAACTGCTCGACGAGACGGCCCATCAGTTGATACTCATTGAACGAAGAACTCGTGACAAGCGAAGCGGCCTTCTCTATCACGGCTGGGACGAGTCGGGCGAGCAGGATTGGGCGGACTCGCTTACCGGCTTGTCGCCGAACTTCTGGAGCCGGGCGATGGGCTGGTACGCTATGGCGCTCGTCGATTCCCTGGAGCATTTCCCAGTTGCGCATCGGCAGCGCGGCACCATAATCGGCCTGTTTGAGCGCATGTGCCATGCGCTTGTGCGCGTACAGGATTCGTCCAGCGGACTATGGTATCAAGTGCTCGATCAAGGCGACAGGAAGGGCAATTATTTGGAGGCGAGCGGTTCGATCATGTTTGTCTATGCGATGGCCAAGGGGCTGCGGCTCGGCTATCTCAGTCAGGTCTTCCAGCCTGCTATGCTGAAGGGCTACGAGGGTATTATCGGAAAGCTGGTTACGGAGGATAAGCAAGGCGTACATCTTCATCGGATTTGCAATGGCGCGGGACTCAGCAAGGATCGCAACGGCTCGTTCGATTACTATATTTCCGAAGAGATCGTCTCCGATCATTATATGGGTGTAGGCCCGCTGCTGCTCGCGGCGCTTGAAGTGGAACAAATCATTCATTCATAA
- a CDS encoding response regulator, whose product MKMILADDEVLSLQLMEHVIDWRSIGIEIAGLAMDGLEALALIKNKMPDLLLTDIRMPNMDGMELIRQALRIKPDLHIVIISAYAEFELAQEAIRQGAKDYLLKPLDEAVLLTLVMRIRQQWLEQIEREKEQTKLLRIAQEREMRDRLYVPLLIQHGNEMIAGRFRLTVIQAENVTYSGHIRWEQNASDLSDSLKASFSKSLGAFLVKELLFEHHPGEWVAVVSSKATDEQIRQAAEEALINTGLIIVVGISGERDDLQEMPPAYHEALAAIKKRTTEQTGPIFSYLERGDQNPLIQQAKQYMMDHFNTDLSLEQICEKVNVSKNYFSTLFKKETGKNVWDFLSEYRTERAKELLVSTHLKNYEIALEIGYENPSYFTKTFKKWVGIGPQEYRLQHGRKV is encoded by the coding sequence ATGAAAATGATATTAGCGGACGACGAGGTTTTGAGTTTGCAATTAATGGAGCATGTCATCGATTGGCGTTCCATCGGAATCGAGATTGCTGGGCTGGCCATGGATGGTTTGGAGGCGCTAGCGCTTATAAAGAACAAGATGCCCGACTTGCTTCTAACGGATATACGAATGCCAAACATGGACGGAATGGAGCTCATCCGGCAGGCGCTCCGTATAAAGCCAGATCTGCATATCGTCATCATTAGCGCATATGCCGAATTTGAACTGGCCCAGGAAGCAATTCGTCAAGGCGCCAAGGATTACTTGTTAAAGCCGCTTGACGAGGCTGTTTTGTTGACTCTTGTTATGCGTATCAGACAACAATGGTTGGAGCAAATAGAACGAGAGAAGGAGCAAACTAAACTTCTGCGGATTGCGCAGGAGAGGGAGATGCGCGATCGCTTATACGTTCCATTACTGATTCAACACGGGAACGAAATGATTGCGGGTAGGTTTCGGTTAACTGTTATTCAAGCGGAGAACGTCACATATAGCGGTCACATACGCTGGGAACAAAATGCCTCGGATTTGTCTGACAGCTTGAAAGCATCCTTTAGCAAATCGCTTGGCGCATTTCTCGTCAAAGAATTGCTATTCGAGCATCATCCTGGAGAATGGGTAGCCGTCGTTTCGAGCAAAGCAACGGATGAACAAATCAGACAAGCTGCCGAAGAGGCTTTGATAAATACCGGTCTAATCATCGTTGTAGGAATCAGTGGTGAGAGAGATGATCTGCAGGAGATGCCCCCAGCGTATCATGAAGCGCTAGCCGCCATTAAAAAGAGAACCACGGAGCAAACAGGGCCAATCTTTTCCTATTTGGAACGTGGCGATCAAAATCCGCTTATTCAACAAGCCAAGCAATACATGATGGATCATTTCAATACGGATCTATCATTGGAACAAATTTGCGAGAAGGTTAACGTTAGCAAGAACTATTTTAGCACGTTATTTAAGAAGGAAACCGGTAAAAATGTTTGGGATTTCCTGAGCGAGTATAGGACGGAGCGTGCTAAGGAGCTGCTGGTATCAACCCATCTGAAAAACTATGAGATCGCTCTAGAAATCGGCTACGAGAATCCGAGCTATTTTACGAAGACGTTTAAGAAGTGGGTTGGAATCGGACCTCAAGAGTACCGGCTGCAGCACGGAAGAAAAGTGTGA
- a CDS encoding sugar ABC transporter permease — protein sequence MNTTKWNFRRNVVFQLFVLPALIGYLIFYIYPLIQTAIYSFTNYSMYHPNMKWIGIDNYIRLFKDDTVIIGIKNTVIYALLMTLLQNALAIPLAIALNRPLKSRNGLRLVFFAPAVLSPLVVGFLWSYLMSSSDYGLINQGLRAIGLNNVNWLGNPKLALYSILLTQVWQWTGYAMIIYLANLQGISKDYYEAASIDGAKAWTVFSKITLPLLLPSISFNTVMAMIGGLKVFDVIFSMTGGGPGHSTETIVMTLINKGITESQFGYGSAFAVVFSFMIMIVAFVQLKVLNKWEAKLF from the coding sequence ATGAACACAACGAAATGGAATTTTAGACGCAATGTCGTGTTCCAGTTATTCGTCCTGCCGGCTTTGATCGGCTACTTAATTTTCTATATCTATCCGCTTATTCAAACGGCTATTTACAGCTTCACGAATTATTCCATGTACCATCCAAATATGAAATGGATCGGGATTGACAATTATATCAGGTTGTTCAAGGACGACACCGTGATTATAGGCATTAAGAATACGGTCATCTACGCTTTGCTTATGACCTTGCTTCAGAATGCACTTGCCATCCCGCTTGCGATAGCACTGAATCGACCTTTGAAGAGCCGCAATGGGCTCCGACTTGTCTTCTTCGCCCCTGCGGTGCTAAGTCCGCTAGTGGTGGGCTTCCTATGGTCCTATCTGATGAGTTCTTCTGATTACGGATTGATCAATCAGGGATTGCGTGCGATTGGTTTGAACAATGTCAATTGGCTCGGCAATCCGAAGCTCGCTTTATATTCAATTCTGCTTACTCAGGTATGGCAATGGACGGGTTATGCAATGATCATTTATCTGGCCAATTTGCAGGGTATTTCCAAGGACTACTATGAAGCTGCATCCATCGACGGCGCGAAAGCTTGGACGGTATTCAGCAAGATTACGCTTCCTCTATTACTGCCGTCGATTAGCTTCAATACGGTAATGGCCATGATTGGCGGCCTGAAGGTATTCGACGTCATATTTTCCATGACGGGTGGCGGTCCGGGACATTCTACGGAAACTATCGTCATGACCCTTATCAACAAGGGGATTACCGAGTCTCAGTTCGGATATGGTTCTGCATTCGCAGTAGTCTTCTCATTCATGATCATGATTGTCGCCTTTGTACAGTTAAAAGTACTTAATAAATGGGAGGCGAAATTATTTTGA
- a CDS encoding extracellular solute-binding protein, whose translation MFTAILSACGGNEGNKAGDNTEPTSPSANDNTEKATVKIIGFNKEEVRKTYLELLRQQFPNYDIQYQFVDNKQFTNVVTTYLASGEGPDIIEGADARWIAAGYLEDLTSQPFVSKYYETGLKSSTINGKVYAIPLQSWFEGIWYNKDIFTQHNLTPPKSFDEWMDLHDKLRAVGVKPQAMGAKSWEPMDKQAMGVALNDFYSKPENKDFDEKFGKGEVTLSEAWLPAFTKWDETIAKKNLTPDMLGVEYDQALDEFATGKAAMWESGPWAYDTMIQKNPDLKLGMFPIPGTAEGSGWLVGGPGSAWALNKNAKNKDAALKVLDFTSTPEAQAALIKDSFGTSFLKGADNSELPEQYSDSKSAFDEGNVYAPWANWGMLSGADLILELGKQLQDHLAGGTSIEEVLKNTDKKAQEIRDSMK comes from the coding sequence TTGTTTACAGCTATTTTATCTGCTTGCGGAGGCAATGAAGGCAACAAGGCCGGCGATAACACCGAACCGACCAGTCCTTCTGCAAATGACAACACCGAGAAGGCAACGGTCAAGATTATTGGTTTTAACAAAGAAGAGGTGCGTAAGACCTACCTCGAATTGCTCCGCCAGCAATTCCCGAATTACGACATTCAGTATCAATTCGTCGACAACAAGCAATTCACGAACGTAGTGACGACGTACCTGGCTAGTGGCGAAGGTCCGGATATTATCGAAGGAGCTGACGCTCGCTGGATCGCGGCAGGCTACTTGGAGGATCTTACGAGCCAGCCTTTCGTTTCCAAGTATTACGAAACGGGACTCAAGTCGTCTACGATAAATGGTAAAGTGTATGCAATTCCATTGCAATCGTGGTTCGAAGGCATTTGGTACAACAAAGATATATTCACGCAGCATAACCTGACGCCGCCTAAATCGTTCGACGAGTGGATGGATCTACACGATAAGCTGCGGGCAGTCGGTGTAAAGCCACAAGCAATGGGCGCCAAATCTTGGGAACCGATGGATAAACAAGCGATGGGCGTCGCTCTTAACGACTTCTATTCGAAACCAGAGAACAAGGACTTCGATGAGAAGTTCGGCAAGGGTGAAGTGACTTTGTCGGAAGCATGGTTGCCGGCGTTTACGAAATGGGACGAGACCATTGCGAAGAAGAATCTAACTCCCGATATGCTTGGCGTGGAATACGATCAGGCACTCGACGAGTTCGCCACTGGCAAAGCGGCGATGTGGGAGAGTGGTCCTTGGGCATACGATACGATGATCCAAAAGAACCCGGATCTGAAACTAGGCATGTTCCCGATTCCAGGAACCGCGGAAGGTAGCGGTTGGTTGGTCGGAGGTCCAGGCAGCGCTTGGGCGCTTAACAAGAACGCTAAGAACAAGGACGCGGCGCTCAAGGTGCTGGATTTCACCTCTACGCCTGAAGCGCAAGCGGCACTGATTAAAGACAGCTTCGGTACTTCTTTCCTGAAGGGGGCCGACAACAGTGAGCTTCCAGAACAATATTCGGATTCGAAATCGGCATTCGACGAGGGGAATGTATACGCACCTTGGGCCAACTGGGGGATGCTTTCTGGAGCCGACCTTATCTTGGAGCTTGGAAAACAACTACAGGATCACCTCGCTGGTGGAACGAGCATCGAAGAGGTGCTTAAGAATACGGACAAAAAGGCACAGGAAATTAGAGATTCGATGAAATAA
- a CDS encoding sensor histidine kinase: MINLIPFRFQLRTIRSRIMVYFSLIFAIVILLVGFAGYRYISNTLMSEIGHYSEKIVEEKKGNIDSFFSQIVTLLQMSASNSLLADAMLQVNRTDYSKLLVYQRQVEAYLTDMQKFNTKIKDLIVIDRNGIVYDQTGPVVSKDYRFYEQAWMGDAPYPFFKVKFLGMHVQNYYSNEDDSELIISAVAPIYDFNRSVPNTRATLLLNLNVSEIEAVAKETRLEKSGFLIILDENGAPIYLPHTDHRIESIPRLLKEKILQPSGDFILNDNSESYKVVYTTSKVTGWKIAAFIPMREVQSHMQNIGTYIIWGLAASILLVAFASYVLSAQITRPFATLMRKMQRIERGDPDVHLLDDSSDEMHKVTLRMDSMIENIQSLTRDIYAYQIHGKVMELQALQSQINPHFLYNTLQSVKALAVTGRTADISTMVTLIGGMLRYAINNVQESVTVEQELQHSETYMKIQQYRYPNQFFYEVYCENGLEGTRMPKLILQPVIENAILHGFEGGMKGGISVRVENTEAGVLISISDNGKGMYPEEAANLRSKLETRAISNPDSVGGVGLINVHHRIRMKYGEGYGIFFDTALGRGTCMKIQLPCLEESI; encoded by the coding sequence GTGATAAATCTAATCCCGTTCCGTTTCCAACTTCGGACTATTCGTAGCCGCATCATGGTTTATTTTAGCCTCATTTTCGCAATTGTAATTCTTTTAGTAGGCTTTGCTGGCTATCGTTATATTTCCAACACGCTGATGAGCGAGATCGGTCATTATTCAGAGAAAATAGTCGAGGAAAAGAAGGGGAATATTGATTCTTTTTTCTCGCAAATCGTTACTCTGCTGCAGATGAGCGCCAGCAACTCCCTGTTGGCTGACGCCATGCTGCAGGTAAATCGCACCGATTATAGCAAGCTGCTCGTATACCAACGGCAGGTGGAAGCGTATCTTACGGATATGCAGAAATTCAATACAAAAATTAAAGATTTAATTGTCATTGATAGGAACGGCATCGTTTATGATCAGACGGGGCCGGTGGTAAGTAAGGATTACCGATTTTACGAACAGGCTTGGATGGGAGACGCGCCTTATCCGTTTTTTAAAGTCAAATTTCTGGGTATGCATGTCCAAAATTATTACAGCAATGAAGACGATTCCGAGCTTATCATTTCAGCGGTAGCGCCAATTTACGACTTCAACCGCTCCGTGCCTAATACGCGTGCCACGCTGCTTCTCAATTTAAACGTTAGCGAAATCGAAGCCGTAGCTAAAGAGACTCGGTTGGAGAAATCGGGATTCTTAATTATTTTAGACGAGAATGGAGCACCTATCTATCTTCCGCATACGGATCACCGCATTGAATCCATCCCGCGTTTGCTTAAAGAAAAGATATTACAGCCATCCGGCGATTTTATTCTAAACGACAATTCAGAATCCTACAAAGTAGTATATACAACATCTAAAGTGACTGGTTGGAAAATTGCCGCATTTATTCCCATGCGGGAAGTACAGAGTCATATGCAGAACATCGGGACCTACATTATATGGGGATTAGCGGCTTCGATCCTGCTCGTAGCATTCGCTTCTTATGTTCTTTCGGCGCAAATTACGCGTCCATTTGCCACTCTCATGAGAAAGATGCAGCGTATCGAGAGAGGAGATCCGGATGTGCACTTGCTGGACGACAGCTCGGATGAGATGCATAAAGTAACGCTGCGCATGGATTCGATGATCGAAAACATTCAGAGCTTGACCCGGGATATTTATGCTTATCAAATTCACGGAAAAGTAATGGAGCTGCAGGCATTGCAGAGTCAAATTAACCCTCATTTTTTGTATAACACGCTACAATCCGTTAAGGCTTTGGCTGTAACCGGCCGAACCGCTGACATCAGTACCATGGTAACTTTGATTGGCGGGATGCTTAGATATGCGATCAATAACGTGCAGGAGTCCGTTACGGTAGAACAGGAGCTGCAGCATTCGGAAACGTATATGAAAATTCAGCAATATCGTTATCCCAATCAATTCTTTTACGAGGTTTATTGCGAGAATGGCTTAGAGGGTACGAGGATGCCCAAGCTTATTTTGCAGCCCGTTATTGAGAATGCCATCCTACATGGCTTCGAAGGCGGTATGAAGGGGGGAATTTCGGTTCGGGTGGAAAACACGGAGGCGGGAGTGCTGATAAGCATTAGTGATAATGGAAAAGGAATGTACCCTGAAGAAGCAGCGAATCTGCGAAGCAAACTAGAAACGAGAGCAATATCGAACCCAGATAGTGTCGGAGGTGTTGGCTTGATCAACGTCCATCACCGCATTCGGATGAAATATGGCGAAGGCTATGGAATTTTTTTCGATACTGCTTTGGGCCGAGGAACCTGCATGAAAATTCAACTCCCTTGTTTGGAGGAATCAATATGA
- a CDS encoding carbohydrate ABC transporter permease has protein sequence MKTLDSYKKTDFILEALLVILAIGMVIPIYYLLITTFKSSSEATLHPLWLPADWKFSGYADAWKAMNYPRVFLNNLFITVSSVLGVLLFASLAAYSFARRQTRLNNLTFYFILIGVTIPFQVATIPLFRLIRNLGLIDNPLSVIFIYIFTLISFNIFLIKNFMNTVPIELEESASIDGCGVAGTFFRITLPLLLPVIATVAILNTLTTWNDFFTPLLFLQSREKGVILLEVYRNIGKFAVDWTAFFPMMVLGIAPLLLFYVFMQRFIISGIVTGAVKG, from the coding sequence TTGAAGACATTGGACTCCTATAAAAAAACGGACTTCATTCTGGAAGCCCTCTTGGTTATACTGGCAATCGGCATGGTTATTCCCATCTACTACTTGTTGATTACGACGTTCAAGAGCTCAAGCGAGGCTACTCTGCATCCATTGTGGCTCCCCGCTGATTGGAAATTCTCAGGGTATGCGGATGCATGGAAGGCAATGAACTATCCCCGCGTCTTCTTGAACAACCTGTTCATAACGGTCAGCTCGGTGCTCGGCGTTCTACTCTTTGCATCGCTTGCAGCCTACTCGTTCGCTCGTAGACAGACACGGCTAAATAACTTAACTTTTTATTTTATTCTCATAGGTGTTACGATCCCCTTCCAGGTAGCGACGATTCCTTTGTTCCGTCTTATTCGCAATCTTGGATTAATCGATAATCCATTATCCGTCATTTTCATTTATATTTTTACACTTATCTCTTTTAATATTTTCTTGATTAAGAACTTTATGAATACGGTGCCTATCGAATTGGAGGAGTCTGCGTCGATCGACGGCTGCGGTGTCGCAGGAACGTTCTTCCGGATTACGTTGCCGCTGCTGCTCCCGGTAATCGCTACGGTTGCCATTCTGAACACACTTACGACCTGGAACGATTTTTTTACGCCATTATTGTTCCTTCAGAGCCGAGAGAAGGGCGTGATTTTACTAGAGGTGTATCGCAATATCGGTAAATTCGCGGTTGACTGGACGGCATTCTTCCCAATGATGGTGCTGGGCATTGCGCCGCTCTTGTTGTTTTACGTTTTCATGCAAAGATTTATTATTAGCGGTATCGTCACCGGAGCTGTGAAAGGGTGA
- a CDS encoding DUF5054 domain-containing protein has translation MSISNDANDRIETVHVVFKTHLDIGFTDLAARVIERYRCDFIPKAIALAEKLAERNGAERFIWTTGSWLIHYVLRYGTSEEAERLRKAIEAGHIAWHGLPFTTHTELMDASLFRYGLSLSSTMDASFGKKTIAAKMTDVPGHTIAMVPLMAQAGLRYLHLGVNPASKVPSVPKLFRWMNEQDGSELIVNYASNYGEDLVLEGMNDVLVFAHTGDNCGPPSAEEIVRQFAALAAKYPNAEIKASTLDAFAEKLLPHREQLPIVCEEIGDTWIHGAGTDPFKVSRYRELLRLKDKWLQEGKWSEESEEYKSFCESLLLVPEHTWGMDEKKHLCDFRNYSKSDFQSAREVDLIAENAVPAKYSYIGAFAMDEADRLSEGLFQEEASARSYSRFASSWDEQRNYVNGAIEALSEPKREEALFSLKSLSYTTQIPSDAQWLAANTNYKLGVFEIAFGLDGSIRHLKDKGGKRWADQDYPIGLYAYETFGPANYEHWFASYSENLVVTHPWADADFGKPGIELLDPRPSNLIYIGEVVNIRYHSLNVEDVVYVVLAMPEEATECFGAPRTIQLEYRFDKHKPTINLVLSWSNKDANRLPEASWLSFVPRLDNASRWRLDKMGQLVNPLDVVKDGNRYLHAVNRGITYQGADGSLAIDTLDAALVAPGARRLLRFDNVFVPLDGGMHFNLHNNVWGTNFPMWYGDDASFRFKLDFNADGS, from the coding sequence ATGTCGATATCAAATGATGCTAATGACCGAATAGAAACCGTACATGTTGTGTTCAAGACGCATCTAGATATTGGCTTTACGGACCTGGCTGCACGTGTCATTGAGAGATACAGATGCGATTTTATTCCCAAAGCGATTGCGCTTGCAGAGAAGCTCGCGGAACGCAATGGGGCTGAGCGCTTTATCTGGACGACAGGCTCGTGGCTGATTCACTATGTATTGCGTTATGGTACATCCGAGGAAGCCGAGAGACTTAGGAAAGCTATCGAAGCCGGGCATATTGCATGGCACGGCCTTCCATTCACGACGCATACCGAATTGATGGATGCCTCCTTATTCCGATACGGACTTTCCTTATCGTCCACAATGGACGCCAGCTTCGGGAAAAAGACGATCGCAGCCAAGATGACTGACGTTCCCGGACATACGATCGCGATGGTTCCTCTAATGGCGCAAGCGGGTCTTCGCTATTTGCATCTTGGAGTAAACCCGGCGTCTAAGGTGCCGTCTGTTCCGAAATTATTTCGCTGGATGAACGAACAGGATGGCTCTGAACTCATCGTCAATTATGCTTCCAATTATGGAGAAGACCTTGTCTTAGAAGGAATGAATGATGTCCTCGTCTTCGCGCATACCGGAGACAATTGCGGGCCTCCATCCGCAGAGGAAATCGTTCGGCAGTTCGCGGCACTTGCGGCCAAGTACCCGAACGCAGAGATCAAGGCATCGACTCTCGATGCCTTCGCGGAGAAGCTACTGCCGCATAGAGAGCAGCTCCCCATCGTTTGCGAGGAAATCGGGGATACGTGGATTCATGGAGCGGGAACTGATCCTTTTAAAGTTTCGCGTTACCGTGAGCTGCTGCGCTTGAAGGACAAGTGGCTCCAAGAGGGAAAGTGGAGTGAAGAATCGGAGGAATACAAGTCTTTCTGCGAGTCGCTGCTACTCGTTCCCGAGCATACCTGGGGGATGGACGAGAAAAAGCACTTGTGTGATTTTCGCAACTATTCGAAATCTGACTTCCAAAGCGCAAGGGAGGTAGACCTGATTGCGGAAAACGCCGTACCTGCTAAATATAGTTATATTGGAGCTTTCGCAATGGATGAAGCGGATCGATTGTCAGAGGGTCTCTTTCAGGAGGAAGCTTCAGCCCGATCATATTCCCGGTTCGCATCGTCATGGGACGAACAAAGAAACTACGTAAATGGCGCGATAGAAGCATTAAGCGAGCCGAAGAGAGAAGAGGCGCTTTTCTCGTTGAAATCTCTATCGTACACGACTCAAATACCTTCAGATGCACAGTGGCTGGCGGCAAACACAAATTACAAGCTTGGTGTCTTCGAGATTGCTTTCGGGTTAGATGGTTCGATCCGTCACCTCAAAGACAAAGGAGGAAAGCGATGGGCTGACCAAGATTATCCGATCGGGCTTTATGCATATGAGACGTTCGGCCCAGCCAATTATGAGCATTGGTTCGCCTCCTATTCTGAGAATCTGGTGGTTACCCATCCTTGGGCGGACGCTGACTTTGGAAAGCCGGGAATCGAGCTTCTCGACCCACGGCCGTCCAATCTGATTTATATCGGTGAAGTTGTAAACATACGCTATCATTCATTAAACGTTGAGGATGTTGTCTACGTTGTTCTCGCCATGCCCGAAGAAGCGACGGAATGCTTTGGAGCACCGCGCACAATACAATTGGAATACCGTTTCGACAAGCACAAACCGACGATTAATCTCGTTCTTTCGTGGAGCAATAAGGATGCGAATCGTCTGCCTGAGGCTTCTTGGCTGTCTTTTGTTCCGAGATTGGACAACGCGAGCAGATGGCGATTAGATAAGATGGGCCAGCTGGTCAATCCGCTAGACGTTGTTAAGGACGGCAATCGCTATCTTCATGCGGTGAATCGGGGAATAACCTATCAGGGGGCGGACGGATCGCTAGCCATCGATACGCTTGACGCGGCGCTTGTTGCACCGGGAGCAAGACGGCTGCTGCGCTTCGATAACGTCTTTGTTCCTCTTGACGGCGGCATGCATTTCAACCTGCATAACAATGTATGGGGAACTAATTTCCCAATGTGGTATGGAGATGATGCCTCATTCCGCTTTAAGCTTGATTTCAATGCAGACGGTTCATGA